A single Hippocampus zosterae strain Florida chromosome 1, ASM2543408v3, whole genome shotgun sequence DNA region contains:
- the slc36a1 gene encoding proton-coupled amino acid transporter 1 isoform X2 → MMSSSDDVQGEGPARTQRHYERIGTQTGTSFCQTLIHLLKGNIGTGLLGLPLAVKNAGLVLGPVSLLCMGLIALHCMRVLVDCSHYLSAKMNRPSLTYGEAIQYSMENVSWLRRHSHWGKRTVNLFLIITQLGFCCVYFVFLSDNVKQVVEAANATTFNCQVDGGNQTQVLVPSFDSRLYMLCFLPAFILLVFTPNLKYLAPLSLIANLVMATSLVLIYFYSITHIKYPIDLPLVGQAKDYPLFFGTAIFAFEGIGVVLPLENKMHRPQSFPLVLYLGMGIVTFLYISLGTIGYICFGADIGGSITLNLPNCWTYQAVKLLYCFGIFITFALQFYVPAEILIPSAVARVPEHWERAVELVLRAVLVIFTCTLAILIPELDLVISLVGSVSSSFLALIFPPILQVLTFHGEGLSPASLTKNLVISFVGLVGFLAGTYVAIEQIVARNALKRELQ, encoded by the exons ATGATGTCCTCCAGCGATGATGTTCAAGGGGAAG GACCTGCACGAACACAGCGTCACTACGAGAGGATCGGCACGCAAACCGGAACATC TTTCTGTCAGACTCTGATCCACCTGCTGAAGGGCAACATTGGCACCGGGCTGCTGGGTCTGCCTTTGGCAGTTAAGAATGCAGGTCTTGTG CTGGGTCCGGTCAGCCTGCTGTGCATGGGCCTCATCGCGCTCCACTGTATGAGGGTGCTGGTCGACTGTTCCCACTACCTCAGTGCAAA AATGAACAGGCCGTCTCTGACGTATGGCGAAGCGATCCAGTACAGCATGGAGAATGTTTCGTGGCTCAGGAGACACTCGCATTGGGGAAA ACGGACAGTCAACTTGTTTCTCATCATCACCCAGCTCGGCTTCTGCTGCGTTTACTTTGTCTTCCTGAGCGACAATGTTAAGCAG GTGGTCGAGGCAGCCAACGCCACCACCTTCAACTGCCAGGTAGACGGCGGCAACCAGACACAGGTGCTGGTGCCCAGCTTCGACTCACGCCTCTACATGCTCTGCTTCTTGCCTGCCTTCATCCTTCTGGTCTTTACGCCCAACCTTAAGTACTTGGCGCCGCTCTCGCTTATCGCCAACTTGGTCATGGCCACCAGCCTGGTCCTCATCTACTTCTACTCCATCACG CACATCAAATACCCCATTGACCTTCCGTTGGTGGGCCAAGCCAAGGACTACCCGCTATTCTTTGGGACAGCCATATTTGCTTTTGAAGGGATCGGAGTG GTTCTCCCGCTGGAGAACAAGATGCACAGGCCACAGAGTTTCCCCTTGGTCCTTTACCTAGGAATGGGCATTGTCACCTTCCTCTACATCAGCCTGGGCACCATTGGCTATATATGCTTTGGTGCCGACATTGGCGGCAGTATCACCCTCAACCTGCCCAACTGCTG GACCTACCAGGCTGTTAAGTTGCTCTACTGCTTCGGCATCTTCATCACGTTCGCTTTGCAGTTCTACGTCCCCGCCGAGATCCTTATCCCGTCGGCCGTAGCCCGCGTGCCAGAGCATTGGGAGAGGGCCGTTGAACTTGTGCTCCGCGCCGTCCTTGTCATATTTACAT GCACCCTCGCCATCCTGATCCCGGAGCTGGATCTGGTCATCTCACTGGTGGGCTCGGTCAGCAGCAGCTTCCTGGCACTCATTTTCCCACCCATCCTGCAGGTTCTCACCTTCCATGGCGAGGGTTTGTCGCCAGCGTCGCTCACCAAGAACCTGGTCATCAGTTTTGTGGGCCTGGTGGGCTTCCTGGCGGGCACGTACGTGGCCATCGAGCAGATCGTTGCTCGCAATGCGCTCAAACGTGAGCTCCAGTAG
- the slc36a1 gene encoding proton-coupled amino acid transporter 1 isoform X1: MMSSSDDVQGEGSLFSDQNPSELDALCPSPPGPARTQRHYERIGTQTGTSFCQTLIHLLKGNIGTGLLGLPLAVKNAGLVLGPVSLLCMGLIALHCMRVLVDCSHYLSAKMNRPSLTYGEAIQYSMENVSWLRRHSHWGKRTVNLFLIITQLGFCCVYFVFLSDNVKQVVEAANATTFNCQVDGGNQTQVLVPSFDSRLYMLCFLPAFILLVFTPNLKYLAPLSLIANLVMATSLVLIYFYSITHIKYPIDLPLVGQAKDYPLFFGTAIFAFEGIGVVLPLENKMHRPQSFPLVLYLGMGIVTFLYISLGTIGYICFGADIGGSITLNLPNCWTYQAVKLLYCFGIFITFALQFYVPAEILIPSAVARVPEHWERAVELVLRAVLVIFTCTLAILIPELDLVISLVGSVSSSFLALIFPPILQVLTFHGEGLSPASLTKNLVISFVGLVGFLAGTYVAIEQIVARNALKRELQ; the protein is encoded by the exons ATGATGTCCTCCAGCGATGATGTTCAAGGGGAAG GGTCTCTTTTCTCTGATCAGAACCCATCAGAACTGGATGCTCTGTGTCCCTCCCCTCCAGGACCTGCACGAACACAGCGTCACTACGAGAGGATCGGCACGCAAACCGGAACATC TTTCTGTCAGACTCTGATCCACCTGCTGAAGGGCAACATTGGCACCGGGCTGCTGGGTCTGCCTTTGGCAGTTAAGAATGCAGGTCTTGTG CTGGGTCCGGTCAGCCTGCTGTGCATGGGCCTCATCGCGCTCCACTGTATGAGGGTGCTGGTCGACTGTTCCCACTACCTCAGTGCAAA AATGAACAGGCCGTCTCTGACGTATGGCGAAGCGATCCAGTACAGCATGGAGAATGTTTCGTGGCTCAGGAGACACTCGCATTGGGGAAA ACGGACAGTCAACTTGTTTCTCATCATCACCCAGCTCGGCTTCTGCTGCGTTTACTTTGTCTTCCTGAGCGACAATGTTAAGCAG GTGGTCGAGGCAGCCAACGCCACCACCTTCAACTGCCAGGTAGACGGCGGCAACCAGACACAGGTGCTGGTGCCCAGCTTCGACTCACGCCTCTACATGCTCTGCTTCTTGCCTGCCTTCATCCTTCTGGTCTTTACGCCCAACCTTAAGTACTTGGCGCCGCTCTCGCTTATCGCCAACTTGGTCATGGCCACCAGCCTGGTCCTCATCTACTTCTACTCCATCACG CACATCAAATACCCCATTGACCTTCCGTTGGTGGGCCAAGCCAAGGACTACCCGCTATTCTTTGGGACAGCCATATTTGCTTTTGAAGGGATCGGAGTG GTTCTCCCGCTGGAGAACAAGATGCACAGGCCACAGAGTTTCCCCTTGGTCCTTTACCTAGGAATGGGCATTGTCACCTTCCTCTACATCAGCCTGGGCACCATTGGCTATATATGCTTTGGTGCCGACATTGGCGGCAGTATCACCCTCAACCTGCCCAACTGCTG GACCTACCAGGCTGTTAAGTTGCTCTACTGCTTCGGCATCTTCATCACGTTCGCTTTGCAGTTCTACGTCCCCGCCGAGATCCTTATCCCGTCGGCCGTAGCCCGCGTGCCAGAGCATTGGGAGAGGGCCGTTGAACTTGTGCTCCGCGCCGTCCTTGTCATATTTACAT GCACCCTCGCCATCCTGATCCCGGAGCTGGATCTGGTCATCTCACTGGTGGGCTCGGTCAGCAGCAGCTTCCTGGCACTCATTTTCCCACCCATCCTGCAGGTTCTCACCTTCCATGGCGAGGGTTTGTCGCCAGCGTCGCTCACCAAGAACCTGGTCATCAGTTTTGTGGGCCTGGTGGGCTTCCTGGCGGGCACGTACGTGGCCATCGAGCAGATCGTTGCTCGCAATGCGCTCAAACGTGAGCTCCAGTAG
- the slc36a1 gene encoding proton-coupled amino acid transporter 1 isoform X3, producing the protein MGLIALHCMRVLVDCSHYLSAKMNRPSLTYGEAIQYSMENVSWLRRHSHWGKRTVNLFLIITQLGFCCVYFVFLSDNVKQVVEAANATTFNCQVDGGNQTQVLVPSFDSRLYMLCFLPAFILLVFTPNLKYLAPLSLIANLVMATSLVLIYFYSITHIKYPIDLPLVGQAKDYPLFFGTAIFAFEGIGVVLPLENKMHRPQSFPLVLYLGMGIVTFLYISLGTIGYICFGADIGGSITLNLPNCWTYQAVKLLYCFGIFITFALQFYVPAEILIPSAVARVPEHWERAVELVLRAVLVIFTCTLAILIPELDLVISLVGSVSSSFLALIFPPILQVLTFHGEGLSPASLTKNLVISFVGLVGFLAGTYVAIEQIVARNALKRELQ; encoded by the exons ATGGGCCTCATCGCGCTCCACTGTATGAGGGTGCTGGTCGACTGTTCCCACTACCTCAGTGCAAA AATGAACAGGCCGTCTCTGACGTATGGCGAAGCGATCCAGTACAGCATGGAGAATGTTTCGTGGCTCAGGAGACACTCGCATTGGGGAAA ACGGACAGTCAACTTGTTTCTCATCATCACCCAGCTCGGCTTCTGCTGCGTTTACTTTGTCTTCCTGAGCGACAATGTTAAGCAG GTGGTCGAGGCAGCCAACGCCACCACCTTCAACTGCCAGGTAGACGGCGGCAACCAGACACAGGTGCTGGTGCCCAGCTTCGACTCACGCCTCTACATGCTCTGCTTCTTGCCTGCCTTCATCCTTCTGGTCTTTACGCCCAACCTTAAGTACTTGGCGCCGCTCTCGCTTATCGCCAACTTGGTCATGGCCACCAGCCTGGTCCTCATCTACTTCTACTCCATCACG CACATCAAATACCCCATTGACCTTCCGTTGGTGGGCCAAGCCAAGGACTACCCGCTATTCTTTGGGACAGCCATATTTGCTTTTGAAGGGATCGGAGTG GTTCTCCCGCTGGAGAACAAGATGCACAGGCCACAGAGTTTCCCCTTGGTCCTTTACCTAGGAATGGGCATTGTCACCTTCCTCTACATCAGCCTGGGCACCATTGGCTATATATGCTTTGGTGCCGACATTGGCGGCAGTATCACCCTCAACCTGCCCAACTGCTG GACCTACCAGGCTGTTAAGTTGCTCTACTGCTTCGGCATCTTCATCACGTTCGCTTTGCAGTTCTACGTCCCCGCCGAGATCCTTATCCCGTCGGCCGTAGCCCGCGTGCCAGAGCATTGGGAGAGGGCCGTTGAACTTGTGCTCCGCGCCGTCCTTGTCATATTTACAT GCACCCTCGCCATCCTGATCCCGGAGCTGGATCTGGTCATCTCACTGGTGGGCTCGGTCAGCAGCAGCTTCCTGGCACTCATTTTCCCACCCATCCTGCAGGTTCTCACCTTCCATGGCGAGGGTTTGTCGCCAGCGTCGCTCACCAAGAACCTGGTCATCAGTTTTGTGGGCCTGGTGGGCTTCCTGGCGGGCACGTACGTGGCCATCGAGCAGATCGTTGCTCGCAATGCGCTCAAACGTGAGCTCCAGTAG